One part of the Desulfonema ishimotonii genome encodes these proteins:
- a CDS encoding DUF4398 domain-containing protein — MPEFQIIRCARVIWVLGLLLMAGCASQAIGPVKQNISQAETMISRAVQSGAEEYAPLELKLAEEKLQEARAALEAEETDVASQKAEEAMMKAKLAEARARTEKARTRVRDEQKDVELLRNESGRTRSE, encoded by the coding sequence ATGCCAGAATTTCAGATTATCAGATGCGCACGGGTCATATGGGTTCTCGGCCTCCTGCTGATGGCGGGGTGCGCAAGCCAGGCCATCGGGCCGGTGAAACAGAATATCTCACAGGCCGAGACGATGATCAGCCGGGCGGTGCAGAGTGGCGCAGAGGAATATGCGCCCCTGGAGCTGAAGCTCGCGGAGGAGAAGCTTCAGGAGGCCAGGGCGGCCCTTGAGGCCGAAGAGACGGACGTGGCCAGTCAGAAAGCCGAGGAGGCCATGATGAAAGCCAAACTGGCCGAGGCCAGGGCCCGCACTGAAAAGGCCCGGACCCGGGTCCGGGATGAACAGAAGGATGTGGAACTGCTGAGAAATGAAAGCGGTCGGACCCGGTCTGAATGA